A section of the Deinococcus humi genome encodes:
- a CDS encoding IS630 family transposase (programmed frameshift) — MVSPWRPSRLTRAQQEERRLAAQPALGDSARTTRDLSQQFGVAEVTIRAWRARLKRDGEEALHASRATGRPERLTAEQQKAMAAIIDEDARSHGFDTHGWTIPRIRQVIGVKYGVWLDRAHLSRKLRRWGFSYQRPALRAVERNEDDIASWVRVQGEALEKKVVEGATVLFLDESGFSLKTTKVRTWGRCGQTPIIPTKLRWEHLSVIGGITTDGRFLHHTHRGAVRAPQVVSFLQHVLRHVAGEVVVVLDRAMIHRAKAVQAFVQLHKRLSLVYLPPYAPELNPIELIWADLKRNVMGNFCAMSLSELKKRLIVGCQRIRRKALPLAFIRGTPFSASLLT; from the exons ATGGTTTCTCCCTGGCGGCCCAGCCGCCTCACCCGCGCCCAACAGGAAGAACGACGGCTCGCCGCTCAGCCCGCTCTCGGCGATTCCGCACGCACGACGCGTGATCTGAGCCAGCAATTCGGCGTGGCTGAAGTCACCATCCGTGCTTGGCGTGCCCGCCTGAAACGCGATGGCGAGGAAGCGTTGCACGCTTCCCGCGCGACTGGACGCCCTGAACGGCTTACGGCCGAGCAACAGAAAGCGATGGCGGCGATCATTGACGAGGACGCCCGCTCGCATGGCTTCGACACCCATGGCTGGACAATTCCAAGAATTCGCCAGGTGATCGGCGTGAAGTACGGGGTGTGGCTCGACCGAGCGCACCTCTCCAGGAAACTCAGACGCTGGGGCTTCTCTTATCAACGGCCCGCGTTGCGGGCCGTTGAGCGCAACGAAGACGACATCGCCAGCTGGGTCCGCGTCCAAGGCGAGGCGTTGGAA AAAAAGGTTGTTGAGGGCGCGACCGTGCTGTTCCTGGACGAGAGCGGGTTCAGCCTGAAAACGACAAAGGTGCGCACCTGGGGGCGGTGCGGCCAGACGCCGATCATTCCAACGAAGTTGCGCTGGGAACATCTCTCGGTGATCGGCGGGATCACGACAGATGGACGGTTTCTACATCACACCCACCGCGGCGCTGTGCGCGCTCCTCAGGTCGTCAGCTTCTTACAGCACGTGCTGCGCCATGTGGCCGGCGAAGTGGTGGTCGTGCTGGACCGGGCCATGATTCACCGGGCCAAGGCGGTGCAGGCGTTTGTGCAGTTGCACAAACGCCTGTCTCTGGTGTATTTGCCGCCCTATGCGCCGGAGTTGAATCCGATTGAACTGATCTGGGCAGATCTCAAGCGGAACGTAATGGGAAACTTCTGTGCGATGTCACTCAGCGAGTTAAAAAAGCGGTTGATAGTAGGTTGTCAGCGCATTCGCCGCAAGGCCCTGCCCTTGGCCTTCATCCGGGGAACGCCCTTTTCCGCATCGCTATTGACTTAA
- a CDS encoding NUDIX hydrolase: MTSPRPARMHANVHLVLERNGQLLLLLRQNTGYADGLYALVAGYVDEGQSSTAAAVIEAREEAGITVNTNDLDLVHVTHLRDDGGETRYGLFFRPRIWMGEPINLEPQYCAGLHWFAPDDLPKTMIPYVRHALTLALSGVPYSEWGFSSTADD; the protein is encoded by the coding sequence ATGACCTCCCCTCGACCCGCTCGGATGCACGCCAACGTTCACCTGGTCCTGGAACGAAATGGACAACTGCTTCTGCTGCTCCGGCAGAACACCGGATACGCGGACGGGCTGTATGCCCTCGTCGCCGGATACGTAGATGAAGGGCAGTCCTCCACAGCTGCGGCCGTCATAGAAGCACGCGAAGAAGCGGGCATCACGGTCAACACGAACGACCTCGACCTCGTGCATGTCACGCATCTGCGCGACGATGGCGGCGAGACCCGGTATGGGTTGTTCTTTCGGCCGCGCATCTGGATGGGTGAACCCATAAATCTAGAACCGCAGTACTGCGCCGGCCTACACTGGTTCGCGCCCGACGACCTGCCCAAGACCATGATTCCCTACGTCCGTCACGCACTTACGCTCGCTCTTTCGGGTGTGCCGTACAGCGAGTGGGGCTTCTCGTCAACAGCGGACGACTGA
- a CDS encoding DUF1152 domain-containing protein — protein MSPGTHLLPPIFQRLEQAQTVLLAGAGGGFDLFCGLPLYFALQAQGKQVILANLSFSSLDLSSARQLGEALYEVRAQTQADLRYFPELHLARWLAHTGDVPVYAFARTGVQPILHAYKQLVEQHGVDTVILIDGGTDSLMRGDEAGLGTPEEDAVSLAAVQMLEGISQKLLVCLGFGVDTFHGVAHAQYLEAVAALTRTGAYLGTWSLTPEMPEVQRYREVLSFVHAQMPDFPSIVSSSILDAVDGQFGNYHSTHGTRASTLFINPLMGLYWAFEATGVAERNLYLDRLRETTSFGEVARVIATFREEWPRLKSWESIPL, from the coding sequence ATGTCTCCCGGAACACATCTCCTGCCACCCATTTTCCAGAGGCTCGAACAGGCGCAGACCGTCCTGCTCGCTGGTGCGGGTGGTGGGTTTGATCTGTTCTGTGGCCTTCCGCTGTACTTTGCGCTCCAGGCCCAAGGGAAGCAGGTCATCCTTGCCAATCTCTCCTTCTCCAGCCTGGACCTCTCGAGCGCCCGGCAGCTGGGTGAGGCGTTGTACGAGGTTCGGGCCCAGACCCAAGCCGATCTCCGTTATTTTCCAGAACTGCACCTGGCCCGGTGGCTCGCCCACACCGGTGACGTGCCTGTGTATGCCTTCGCGAGAACCGGCGTACAACCCATCCTCCACGCTTACAAGCAGCTCGTTGAACAGCATGGTGTCGATACGGTGATCCTCATTGACGGTGGAACGGACAGCCTCATGCGGGGTGATGAGGCCGGGTTGGGAACGCCAGAAGAGGACGCCGTGAGTCTGGCCGCGGTACAGATGCTTGAGGGGATCTCGCAGAAACTGCTGGTGTGTCTGGGTTTCGGTGTGGACACCTTTCACGGGGTGGCCCATGCCCAGTACTTAGAGGCTGTGGCTGCTTTGACTCGCACGGGTGCCTATCTGGGGACGTGGAGCCTGACCCCGGAGATGCCGGAAGTGCAGCGCTACCGTGAGGTCCTGTCATTTGTCCATGCACAGATGCCGGATTTTCCCAGCATTGTCTCGTCGTCGATTCTCGATGCTGTCGACGGCCAGTTCGGCAATTACCATTCCACGCACGGCACGAGGGCTTCGACGTTGTTTATCAATCCGCTGATGGGCCTGTACTGGGCCTTCGAGGCCACGGGCGTGGCGGAACGAAACCTGTACCTTGATCGTCTGCGGGAGACCACTTCATTTGGTGAGGTGGCTCGCGTCATCGCCACATTCCGAGAGGAATGGCCCAGGCTGAAGTCGTGGGAAAGCATTCCACTGTGA
- a CDS encoding WapI family immunity protein — protein sequence MSRRHYLIGTSAYRPQQDLVALESRELLRSGVLLKEGHVAAHLNVIGYQFPELTNAEMDSDWLLIHLQLQWGEHRWERTDPALTTFELADMAAWLLEVAQHAAVFGGWKHNRLSTRCFFTEPNLGVEALSGHPTGQPVTLRLYLSAEFLPPFNALLPTYPFEDSSEVWLDFGVDEAQLRALADQIQRQLQRFPVRVGLR from the coding sequence ATGTCCAGGAGACATTACCTGATTGGCACCTCGGCCTACAGGCCCCAGCAGGACCTCGTCGCTCTCGAATCGCGTGAGCTGTTACGCTCTGGTGTGCTTCTGAAAGAAGGCCACGTGGCCGCCCACCTCAACGTCATCGGCTACCAGTTCCCTGAGCTGACTAACGCCGAAATGGACTCAGACTGGCTGCTGATTCACCTCCAGCTTCAATGGGGCGAGCATCGCTGGGAGCGAACAGACCCTGCCCTCACCACCTTCGAGTTGGCAGACATGGCGGCCTGGCTTCTCGAAGTCGCGCAGCATGCCGCCGTGTTTGGCGGGTGGAAGCACAACCGCCTCTCCACACGGTGCTTTTTCACTGAGCCCAATCTCGGTGTCGAGGCTTTGAGCGGGCACCCCACGGGACAGCCCGTCACGCTCCGGCTGTATCTCAGCGCAGAGTTCCTGCCGCCCTTCAATGCGCTGTTGCCCACCTACCCTTTCGAGGACAGCTCAGAGGTCTGGCTGGACTTTGGGGTAGATGAGGCTCAACTGCGGGCACTCGCTGACCAGATTCAGAGGCAACTCCAGCGCTTTCCGGTGCGCGTCGGCCTCAGATAG
- a CDS encoding IS630 family transposase (programmed frameshift) — MAEWHPSKYSRAQLEERRLAATPWLQQGTWLQQDIAQHFGVSVHTVSNWKKRLKRTGSLQATVTTGRPSRLTATQLEQVRTLLREGALQHGFPDATWTTRRVTDLIGRHLDVWYHRDHVRRILRQLGFTPQMPDGRAAERHELRIASWKEQVAPELEKKVAEGATLVYLDEVGFSLKGVRRRTWATRGVTPLVTLPANWEKLSTIGAITSDGRFFQHTTSGAISSGDVIGFFRHLLRHVQGELVVVLDNAGIHRAKATQAFVELHERLSLVFLPPYAPELNPIELVWAYVKRNVLGNFCARSVAMLKAKLMVAWQRIRYIELPRRLMDSNLRRDQ; from the exons GTGGCTGAATGGCATCCTTCCAAGTACTCCCGTGCCCAGCTGGAAGAACGCCGGCTGGCCGCGACCCCCTGGCTTCAACAGGGCACCTGGTTACAGCAAGACATCGCCCAACACTTCGGCGTCTCCGTGCACACTGTTAGCAACTGGAAGAAGCGGCTCAAACGCACCGGCAGTCTCCAGGCGACCGTGACCACTGGACGCCCGTCCCGACTTACCGCCACCCAACTCGAGCAGGTCCGCACCCTCCTACGGGAGGGTGCGCTGCAGCACGGCTTCCCCGACGCGACGTGGACGACTCGACGAGTCACGGATCTGATCGGGCGGCACCTCGACGTGTGGTACCACCGCGATCACGTCCGGAGAATTCTTCGCCAGCTGGGCTTCACGCCCCAGATGCCGGATGGACGGGCGGCTGAGCGCCACGAACTTCGGATCGCCAGCTGGAAAGAACAGGTAGCGCCGGAGTTG GAAAAAAAGGTCGCTGAAGGCGCGACTCTGGTGTACCTGGATGAGGTCGGATTCTCGCTGAAAGGCGTGAGGCGACGGACGTGGGCGACCAGGGGCGTCACGCCCCTGGTCACGCTTCCAGCGAACTGGGAGAAGCTCTCGACCATTGGGGCCATCACGTCGGATGGGAGATTCTTCCAGCACACGACGTCCGGAGCAATCTCCAGTGGAGATGTCATTGGGTTCTTCCGACACTTGCTACGTCATGTCCAGGGAGAGCTTGTCGTCGTATTGGACAACGCGGGCATTCACCGGGCGAAAGCAACCCAGGCGTTCGTGGAGCTCCACGAACGCCTGTCGCTGGTGTTTCTGCCGCCGTACGCCCCGGAGTTGAATCCGATCGAGCTCGTCTGGGCGTATGTCAAAAGGAATGTGCTGGGGAACTTCTGTGCCCGTTCGGTCGCCATGCTGAAAGCGAAGCTTATGGTTGCCTGGCAGCGAATCAGGTACATCGAATTGCCTCGCCGGCTTATGGATTCCAACTTACGCCGTGATCAATAA
- a CDS encoding ankyrin repeat domain-containing protein yields MDIGTAIDNDRIDEIDKALSNHSLSEAEKSFGLSEAITQHKFNIAKLFLLHGANPNIETDEPRSYPAILRASEGTNVDMMKAILGHGGDPNCVFFGGGTPLITALETISLSEGKNNLEMIEVLLDAGAYIHYRWIEAGGITPIDLADTMESKVVRDYLISYKESAIG; encoded by the coding sequence ATGGACATTGGAACTGCAATAGATAATGATCGTATCGACGAAATTGACAAGGCTCTTTCAAATCATTCTCTCTCTGAAGCCGAGAAGAGTTTCGGCCTCTCAGAGGCAATAACCCAGCACAAATTTAATATAGCCAAGCTTTTTCTGCTTCATGGAGCCAATCCCAATATTGAAACTGATGAGCCGCGCAGTTATCCAGCAATTTTGCGCGCATCAGAGGGCACCAATGTCGATATGATGAAAGCTATCCTTGGTCATGGGGGTGATCCAAATTGTGTGTTTTTCGGTGGAGGCACGCCCCTCATTACAGCTCTTGAAACGATTTCTCTAAGTGAAGGTAAAAATAATCTTGAGATGATAGAGGTCCTTTTAGATGCAGGGGCTTATATCCACTACCGCTGGATAGAAGCTGGCGGTATAACGCCAATCGATTTAGCTGATACAATGGAGTCTAAGGTGGTTAGAGATTACTTGATAAGCTATAAGGAATCTGCGATTGGCTAA
- a CDS encoding barstar family protein, producing the protein MADRDKHLRFDLDARVMTTAKEFHSEIARKMRFPDYCGGGMNALFDVLTDLDWFDFNSLEINIQNSIFLLVDEPPEFRRALQEVLDDVSQYWSQPLELGEAWDHPAIEFKVTYAAYQLDLL; encoded by the coding sequence ATGGCAGATCGGGACAAACACCTACGTTTTGACTTGGACGCACGGGTGATGACCACAGCAAAGGAGTTTCACTCCGAAATAGCCAGAAAGATGCGTTTTCCTGACTATTGTGGCGGAGGCATGAATGCCTTGTTCGATGTGCTCACCGATCTGGACTGGTTTGACTTCAATTCTTTGGAAATTAACATTCAAAATTCAATTTTTCTTCTCGTTGATGAGCCACCGGAGTTTAGAAGAGCACTCCAAGAAGTCCTGGATGACGTCAGTCAATATTGGTCCCAGCCGCTTGAACTCGGCGAAGCCTGGGATCATCCTGCAATTGAATTTAAAGTGACGTATGCAGCATATCAGCTCGATCTCCTCTAA